Proteins co-encoded in one Meiothermus sp. genomic window:
- the rpmD gene encoding 50S ribosomal protein L30, translating to MATLKVRLVKSPIGYPKDQKAALKVLGLTKMNRVREVQDNPAVRGQIRKVSHLVEVLE from the coding sequence ATGGCGACCCTAAAGGTTCGGCTGGTCAAAAGCCCCATCGGCTACCCCAAAGACCAGAAAGCCGCGCTCAAGGTGCTGGGTCTGACCAAAATGAACCGCGTGCGCGAGGTGCAGGATAACCCCGCTGTGCGCGGCCAAATTCGCAAGGTATCCCATCTGGTGGAGGTGTTGGAATGA
- the rplO gene encoding 50S ribosomal protein L15 translates to MKLSDIRPNDGANKRAKRVGRGPGSGKGKTAGRGHKGQKSRSGGLKNPARFEGGRSTLIMRLPKRGMKGDSHGELKRVEYQVVNLGAIAKHFASGEVGPEALVKAGLVRPGYPVKVLAQGDAKGLKVHAHKFSQAAIEKLKAAGGEAIVLEGA, encoded by the coding sequence ATGAAACTCTCCGATATTCGCCCCAACGACGGGGCCAACAAGCGCGCCAAGCGCGTGGGCCGGGGCCCCGGCTCGGGCAAGGGTAAAACCGCCGGGCGTGGTCATAAGGGCCAGAAATCCCGTTCGGGTGGCCTGAAGAACCCGGCCCGTTTTGAGGGGGGGCGTTCTACCCTGATCATGCGCCTGCCCAAGCGCGGTATGAAGGGCGACTCTCACGGTGAACTAAAGCGGGTCGAGTACCAGGTGGTCAACCTGGGAGCCATTGCCAAACACTTCGCTTCCGGCGAGGTTGGCCCCGAAGCCCTGGTCAAGGCGGGTCTGGTACGCCCCGGTTATCCCGTGAAGGTGCTGGCCCAGGGTGATGCCAAGGGCCTCAAGGTGCACGCTCACAAATTCTCGCAAGCGGCCATCGAAAAACTAAAGGCGGCCGGCGGCGAAGCGATTGTACTCGAGGGGGCCTAG
- a CDS encoding bL17 family ribosomal protein, which yields MRHQKAGRKLNRNSSHRVALFRNLAKSLLLSEEGKITTTIPKAKELAGYVDSLITTAKKAPTLTVSENVRFTKRRDKNGKELPLQEGERMATPEELAAYALRNHLRRQVLRDLHDPKLVKKLFEEIAPKYADRPGGYTRVLKLAERRRGDGTQLALVELVS from the coding sequence ATGCGTCACCAGAAAGCCGGAAGAAAACTCAATCGGAACTCCTCGCATCGCGTGGCGTTGTTCCGGAACCTCGCCAAGAGCCTACTGCTCTCGGAGGAGGGTAAGATTACCACCACCATCCCCAAAGCCAAGGAGTTGGCGGGCTACGTAGACAGCCTGATTACCACGGCTAAGAAAGCCCCTACCCTTACTGTGTCTGAGAATGTGCGCTTCACCAAGCGCAGGGACAAAAACGGTAAGGAACTGCCTTTGCAAGAAGGTGAGCGCATGGCCACCCCCGAAGAACTGGCCGCCTATGCGCTGCGCAATCACCTGCGCCGCCAGGTATTGCGTGACCTGCACGACCCCAAGCTGGTCAAGAAGCTGTTTGAGGAGATCGCTCCCAAGTACGCCGACCGTCCGGGTGGCTACACCCGTGTGCTCAAGCTGGCCGAGCGTCGCCGGGGCGATGGTACGCAACTGGCTTTGGTAGAACTGGTTAGCTGA
- the rpsD gene encoding 30S ribosomal protein S4, with product MGRYRGPIVKVARHLGVNVAETEKVQKYLDRRPYAPGQHGQKRKGRPSDFAVRLREKQKLRFIYDVSETQFRNLFEEASRKKGVTGTVFLQLLESRLDNVVFRMGIASTRRQARQFVRHGHILVNGRRVTVPGYRLRQGDEIKVSEKAKKIDFIVQNVERFKNRKSFPWLEFNADTMTGRFLRLPEREMLSLPVNEQLVIEFYSR from the coding sequence ATGGGTCGTTATAGAGGGCCAATCGTAAAAGTGGCGCGTCACCTTGGGGTGAACGTAGCCGAGACCGAAAAAGTACAAAAATATCTGGATCGCCGCCCTTATGCGCCGGGCCAGCACGGCCAGAAGCGCAAGGGCCGCCCCTCCGACTTTGCGGTGCGGTTGCGAGAGAAGCAAAAACTGCGTTTTATCTACGATGTCTCGGAAACGCAGTTCCGCAACCTGTTCGAGGAGGCCAGCCGCAAGAAGGGCGTGACCGGTACGGTGTTTCTGCAACTCCTGGAAAGCCGCCTGGACAATGTGGTGTTCCGCATGGGCATCGCCTCTACCCGCCGCCAGGCCCGGCAGTTCGTGCGGCATGGCCATATCCTGGTCAACGGCAGGCGGGTGACGGTACCCGGTTATCGGCTGCGTCAGGGCGACGAGATCAAGGTTTCGGAAAAAGCCAAGAAAATAGACTTCATCGTCCAGAACGTCGAGCGTTTCAAGAACCGCAAGAGCTTCCCCTGGCTCGAGTTCAACGCAGATACCATGACCGGGCGTTTCCTGCGCTTGCCCGAGCGGGAGATGCTCTCGCTGCCGGTAAACGAACAGCTCGTGATCGAGTTCTACTCGAGGTAG
- the rpmJ gene encoding 50S ribosomal protein L36 — translation MKVRTSVKKMCDKCKVIKRHGRVYVICEDPTHKQRQG, via the coding sequence ATGAAAGTGCGTACCTCAGTCAAGAAGATGTGTGACAAGTGCAAGGTCATCAAGCGCCATGGCCGTGTGTATGTGATCTGCGAAGACCCCACCCACAAGCAGCGCCAAGGCTGA
- the infA gene encoding translation initiation factor IF-1: MAKEKDTIRAEGVVSEALPNTTFRVQLDNGPEILCYISGKMRMNYIRILPGDRVVVEITPYDPTRGRIVYRR; the protein is encoded by the coding sequence TTGGCCAAAGAAAAGGACACAATTCGAGCCGAAGGGGTGGTCAGTGAGGCCCTGCCCAATACCACCTTCCGGGTGCAACTCGACAATGGCCCCGAAATTCTCTGCTACATCTCGGGCAAGATGCGCATGAACTATATCCGCATTCTGCCCGGAGACCGAGTGGTGGTGGAGATTACCCCCTACGATCCAACGCGGGGCAGGATTGTCTACAGAAGGTAA
- the rpsE gene encoding 30S ribosomal protein S5, which produces MPETDFEEKMIFVRRTSKTYQGGRRFRFGALVAVGDRQGRVGLGLGKAKEVPMAVQKANNYAKRDMIEVPLHNGTIPHEISVTWGSSTILLRPAAPGTGVIAGQVPRAILELAGITDILTKELGSRNSVNIAYATMEALRQLQTWDDVKRLRKSPEKSEEVA; this is translated from the coding sequence ATGCCTGAAACCGACTTTGAAGAAAAGATGATCTTTGTGCGCCGTACCTCCAAGACCTACCAGGGGGGTCGCCGCTTTCGCTTCGGGGCTTTGGTGGCCGTAGGCGACCGTCAGGGCCGGGTGGGCCTGGGCCTGGGCAAGGCCAAAGAAGTGCCCATGGCGGTACAAAAGGCCAACAACTACGCCAAGCGCGACATGATTGAGGTGCCCTTGCACAACGGCACCATTCCCCACGAAATCAGCGTGACCTGGGGTTCTTCTACCATCCTGCTGCGCCCGGCAGCCCCGGGTACCGGCGTAATTGCGGGCCAGGTGCCCCGCGCCATCCTCGAGCTCGCCGGTATTACCGACATCCTGACCAAGGAGCTGGGCTCCCGCAACTCGGTCAACATCGCCTATGCCACCATGGAAGCCCTGCGCCAACTCCAGACCTGGGATGATGTCAAGCGCCTGCGCAAGTCGCCGGAAAAGTCTGAGGAGGTGGCCTAA
- a CDS encoding adenylate kinase, whose translation MAEAVIFLGPPGAGKGTQAKRLASQMGFKQLSTGDILRSHVARGTELGKLAKPLMDAGKLVPDEIILGLIGAELAAMQNPKVIFDGFPRTLAQAEALDKLLQEQHIRLLGVLLVTAPEDELVRRLLGRALEEGRSDDNEETIRARMAEYRQKTQPLVDYYKKTGSLKEINGLGKVDEVYRAIQEALGVKAV comes from the coding sequence ATGGCAGAGGCTGTCATCTTCCTAGGCCCCCCGGGCGCAGGCAAGGGTACCCAGGCCAAGCGCCTGGCCTCCCAGATGGGATTCAAGCAGCTTTCTACGGGCGACATTTTACGTAGCCATGTGGCCCGTGGTACCGAGCTGGGCAAGCTGGCCAAGCCCCTCATGGATGCTGGCAAGCTGGTTCCCGACGAGATTATTCTGGGCTTGATTGGGGCCGAGCTGGCCGCCATGCAAAACCCCAAGGTCATCTTTGACGGCTTTCCCCGTACCCTAGCCCAGGCCGAAGCGCTGGACAAACTTTTGCAAGAGCAGCATATTCGCTTGCTGGGGGTATTGCTGGTTACAGCCCCCGAAGATGAACTGGTGCGGCGCTTGTTGGGCCGGGCCTTGGAAGAAGGCCGCTCGGACGACAACGAAGAGACCATCCGGGCCCGCATGGCCGAGTACCGCCAGAAAACCCAGCCCCTGGTGGACTACTACAAGAAGACCGGTAGTCTGAAAGAGATTAACGGGCTGGGCAAGGTGGACGAGGTATACCGGGCAATTCAGGAGGCCCTGGGCGTCAAGGCAGTATAG
- the map gene encoding type I methionyl aminopeptidase, with protein sequence MAIHIKSPWEIEKMTKTGQLHTAIFAEVEPHIRPGVSTYELDQMILRAIQRVGGKAPQIGYRAGGQVPYPSATCMSIDDVVVHGFPSKRPLQEGELLKIDFLFTYDGYTTDMARTYAVGKVSLEAQKLMRVTEEAFWLGLELLQPGKRIGDVAAAVQDFVERQHGLWCIREMVGHGVGRELHEDPQVPNYGEPGKGPKLRPGMTLAFEPMVALYPAKMVILADGWTATVGKGNLAAHYENTVLITESGPRLLTGSQKSVPVGQ encoded by the coding sequence ATGGCCATTCACATCAAATCACCCTGGGAAATCGAGAAGATGACCAAAACCGGTCAGCTTCATACTGCCATCTTTGCCGAGGTGGAGCCCCACATCCGGCCCGGGGTGAGCACCTATGAGCTCGACCAGATGATTCTGCGGGCAATCCAGCGGGTGGGGGGCAAAGCTCCTCAGATTGGTTACCGGGCAGGTGGCCAGGTGCCCTATCCCAGCGCTACTTGCATGTCCATTGACGATGTGGTGGTGCACGGCTTTCCTTCCAAGCGCCCTCTTCAGGAAGGTGAGCTGTTGAAGATCGATTTTCTCTTCACCTACGACGGCTACACCACCGATATGGCGCGCACGTATGCGGTGGGTAAGGTTTCCCTCGAGGCTCAGAAGCTGATGCGGGTTACCGAAGAAGCCTTCTGGCTGGGTTTGGAACTGTTGCAGCCGGGCAAGCGCATTGGCGATGTGGCGGCTGCAGTGCAGGATTTTGTGGAGCGGCAACATGGCCTGTGGTGTATTCGCGAGATGGTGGGGCACGGCGTAGGCCGCGAACTGCACGAAGACCCCCAAGTACCCAACTACGGCGAACCCGGCAAAGGCCCCAAGCTGCGCCCCGGCATGACCCTGGCTTTTGAGCCGATGGTTGCTTTGTACCCCGCCAAGATGGTAATATTGGCGGATGGTTGGACGGCCACGGTTGGTAAAGGCAACCTGGCAGCCCACTACGAAAACACGGTGCTGATAACCGAGTCTGGCCCTCGCCTGTTGACGGGGAGCCAGAAGTCTGTGCCGGTAGGGCAGTAG
- the secY gene encoding preprotein translocase subunit SecY — translation MLAAFRSAITIPELRKRILFTLLVLALYRLGTFIPTPGVDISKIREFLGTQAGSALGLVNLFSGGNFEQFSIFALGIMPYITAAIIMQLLVTVIPALEKLQKEGEEGRRIITQYTRIAGIALGAVQGLFLATAFLGSNNGAFLLPGWEPGFFFYFVVVITQVAGIALLLWMAERITEYGIGNGTSMVIFAGIVASWLPQLGRTFGLVRTGEVNLIALLIFLAFIVLAFGVMAAVQQAERRIPVQYARKQVGRKMFGGQATYIPIKLNAAGVIPIIFAAALLQLPLFITGVFPESPVAQGVANFFTPSRFPGLLIEVLLIIGFTYVYTAVQFDPRRISENLREYGGFIPGIRPGDPTVKFLEHIVSRLTLWGAIFLGVVAAFPTIMQNVTGVTTLAFHFSGISLLIVVGVALDTLRQIEAQLQMRNYEGFLSKGRLRGRTR, via the coding sequence ATGCTTGCGGCCTTCCGTTCCGCCATCACCATTCCCGAACTACGTAAACGCATCCTGTTTACGCTTTTGGTGCTGGCGCTGTATCGGTTGGGTACCTTCATCCCCACCCCCGGGGTGGACATCAGCAAAATCCGTGAGTTTCTGGGTACCCAGGCGGGGAGTGCGCTGGGTCTGGTCAACCTGTTTTCCGGCGGTAACTTCGAGCAGTTCTCGATTTTTGCCTTGGGTATCATGCCCTACATTACCGCTGCCATCATCATGCAGCTTCTGGTCACGGTCATCCCGGCGCTGGAAAAGCTGCAAAAAGAGGGCGAAGAAGGCCGACGCATCATCACCCAGTACACTCGCATCGCCGGTATTGCCCTGGGAGCGGTACAGGGCTTGTTTCTGGCTACGGCCTTCTTGGGCTCCAACAACGGGGCTTTCCTGCTGCCTGGCTGGGAGCCCGGCTTCTTCTTCTACTTTGTGGTGGTGATTACCCAGGTGGCCGGTATTGCCCTATTGCTCTGGATGGCCGAGCGCATCACCGAATACGGCATCGGCAACGGTACCAGCATGGTGATCTTTGCGGGCATCGTAGCTTCCTGGTTGCCGCAGTTGGGTCGTACCTTTGGCCTGGTGCGTACCGGCGAAGTTAATCTGATTGCTCTCCTGATCTTTCTGGCTTTTATTGTGCTGGCTTTCGGGGTGATGGCGGCTGTGCAGCAGGCCGAGCGCCGCATTCCAGTGCAGTATGCCCGCAAGCAGGTAGGTCGCAAGATGTTTGGTGGACAAGCCACCTACATCCCCATCAAGCTCAATGCGGCGGGGGTGATTCCCATTATTTTTGCGGCCGCCCTGTTGCAGCTTCCCCTCTTCATCACCGGGGTATTCCCCGAGTCGCCGGTGGCCCAGGGGGTGGCCAACTTTTTTACCCCTAGCCGTTTCCCCGGCCTGCTGATCGAGGTGCTCCTGATCATCGGGTTTACCTACGTCTACACCGCGGTGCAGTTTGACCCGCGCCGCATTTCGGAGAACTTGCGCGAGTACGGCGGTTTCATCCCCGGTATTCGCCCCGGCGACCCGACGGTAAAGTTTTTGGAGCACATCGTCTCGCGCCTGACCCTTTGGGGGGCTATCTTCTTGGGCGTCGTGGCGGCCTTCCCTACCATCATGCAAAACGTGACCGGGGTAACCACTTTGGCCTTCCACTTCTCGGGTATCAGCCTCTTGATTGTGGTGGGGGTGGCGCTCGATACCCTGCGGCAGATTGAGGCCCAGCTACAGATGCGCAATTACGAGGGCTTTTTGTCCAAGGGCCGCCTGCGGGGCCGTACCCGCTAG
- the rplR gene encoding 50S ribosomal protein L18, with translation MARLSTEDRRKFRVRNAVKSSGRLRLSVHRSLQHIYAQIIDDSKGHTLVAASSKSLKLSGNKTEVAKKVGLAIAEAAKAKGIAQVVFDRGAFKYHGRVKALADGAREGGLEF, from the coding sequence GTGGCTCGTTTGTCCACCGAAGACCGTCGCAAGTTCCGGGTGCGCAACGCGGTCAAATCCTCAGGCCGTTTGCGCCTCAGCGTTCACCGCAGCTTGCAGCACATTTACGCACAAATCATTGACGACAGCAAAGGACACACCCTGGTGGCGGCCTCGAGCAAATCCCTCAAGCTGTCGGGCAATAAAACCGAGGTTGCCAAAAAAGTGGGCCTGGCCATCGCCGAGGCGGCCAAGGCCAAGGGCATCGCCCAGGTGGTCTTTGACCGGGGTGCGTTCAAGTACCACGGGCGTGTCAAGGCCCTGGCCGATGGCGCCCGTGAGGGGGGACTGGAGTTTTGA
- the rpsK gene encoding 30S ribosomal protein S11 — translation MAEKKSSASRKKKIKRQVTMGKAFIHASYNNTIVTITDTNGHPVTWSSGGVIGYKGSRKGTPYAAQLAAMDAAKKAQGYGMSSVEVVVRGTGAGREQAIRALQASGLQVRSIVDDTPLPHNGCRPRKKFRKTI, via the coding sequence ATGGCCGAGAAAAAGTCTTCTGCTAGTCGAAAGAAAAAAATCAAACGTCAGGTTACGATGGGCAAGGCCTTCATTCACGCCTCCTACAACAACACCATCGTGACCATCACCGATACCAACGGTCACCCGGTTACCTGGTCGTCGGGCGGGGTAATTGGCTATAAGGGTAGCCGCAAGGGTACGCCTTATGCGGCACAGTTGGCAGCGATGGATGCCGCTAAGAAGGCCCAGGGCTATGGGATGAGTAGTGTGGAAGTGGTGGTACGGGGTACCGGTGCAGGCCGCGAGCAAGCCATCCGGGCTTTGCAGGCCAGCGGCCTCCAGGTGCGCTCGATTGTGGACGACACCCCCCTGCCGCACAACGGTTGCCGTCCCCGCAAGAAGTTTCGTAAGACCATCTAA
- the rpsM gene encoding 30S ribosomal protein S13, giving the protein MARISGVEIPRNKRVDIALTYVYGVGPARAKEALAATNVNPATRVKDLSEAEVVRLREFVENTYKLEGELRAEVSANIKRLMDIGCYRGLRHRRGLPVRGQRTRTNARTRKGPRKTVAGKKKAPRK; this is encoded by the coding sequence ATGGCTCGTATTTCTGGTGTGGAAATCCCCCGCAACAAGCGTGTGGACATCGCCCTGACCTATGTGTATGGGGTGGGCCCAGCCCGTGCGAAAGAGGCCCTGGCGGCTACCAACGTTAATCCGGCTACCCGGGTCAAAGACCTGAGCGAGGCCGAGGTGGTAAGGCTGCGGGAGTTTGTGGAGAACACCTACAAGCTCGAGGGCGAACTGCGCGCCGAAGTGTCGGCAAACATCAAGCGCCTGATGGACATCGGTTGCTACCGCGGACTGCGGCACCGCCGCGGACTGCCGGTGCGGGGTCAGCGTACCCGTACCAATGCCCGTACCCGTAAAGGCCCCCGTAAGACCGTGGCCGGGAAGAAGAAAGCTCCCAGGAAGTAG
- a CDS encoding S41 family peptidase produces MTLRQTLLSGLAVLGVAGSALASPAQDLFDQATFLIGFYYNGPAKVPPFRELRRQYQPQLDQLCAPERDRCGFDKARQVIARIVQDIADPFTVLVTRDQLIDDQRYGAGLGPAAPRIGVWVRETPRGLVVSEAFPGEPAFEAGLRRGDLITQIGGQPATLARLSAAETARNAFSLSYSRQGTARTVNLTPRVAEATMRPRLEINNNIAYLRIYHLYSSDEYSTAEGIHDAARRAEQAGARGMVIDLRDALTGYDSEALLGAAAFIGKGGFIYDRRFQGQDETHTVENGKLFVQTEGGDKEEQSAVERPYLARMPVVVLVNRNTFNSAEMLAYFLQAAGRAKVVGEPTAGALGMSGSAEGPLINGEFIAVSSLRMRNLDGSLFPLKVTPDVAVVDDLEALVAGRDVVLERALEMLR; encoded by the coding sequence ATGACCCTTCGACAAACGTTACTCAGCGGTCTCGCAGTGCTCGGGGTAGCCGGTTCGGCACTGGCTTCGCCTGCTCAGGATTTGTTCGACCAGGCTACTTTCCTGATTGGTTTTTACTACAACGGCCCCGCCAAGGTTCCCCCCTTTCGGGAACTGAGGCGACAGTACCAGCCCCAGCTCGACCAGCTTTGCGCGCCCGAGCGCGACCGGTGCGGCTTCGACAAGGCCAGACAGGTCATCGCCCGCATCGTGCAGGACATCGCCGACCCCTTTACAGTGCTGGTGACCCGCGACCAGCTCATCGACGACCAACGCTACGGCGCCGGTTTAGGGCCGGCTGCCCCCCGAATTGGGGTCTGGGTGCGCGAAACCCCCCGGGGGCTGGTGGTGAGCGAGGCCTTCCCCGGCGAACCCGCCTTCGAGGCGGGCCTGCGGCGCGGCGACCTGATTACCCAGATCGGCGGACAGCCCGCCACCCTGGCCCGGCTAAGCGCGGCCGAAACAGCCCGCAACGCCTTTAGCCTGAGCTACAGCCGTCAGGGCACGGCCCGCACTGTGAACCTTACCCCTCGGGTGGCCGAGGCCACCATGCGACCCCGCCTCGAGATCAACAACAACATCGCCTACCTCCGCATCTACCACCTCTACAGCTCCGACGAGTACTCCACCGCCGAAGGCATTCACGATGCCGCCCGTCGGGCCGAGCAAGCCGGGGCACGGGGCATGGTAATTGACCTGCGCGATGCCCTCACCGGCTACGACTCCGAAGCCTTGCTGGGGGCTGCCGCTTTTATTGGGAAAGGGGGCTTTATCTACGATCGCCGCTTCCAGGGGCAGGACGAAACCCACACCGTCGAAAACGGCAAGCTATTCGTACAAACCGAGGGCGGTGACAAAGAGGAGCAAAGCGCGGTAGAGCGGCCTTACCTGGCCCGTATGCCGGTGGTGGTGCTGGTCAACCGCAACACCTTCAACTCCGCCGAGATGCTGGCCTACTTCTTGCAGGCCGCGGGCCGGGCCAAGGTGGTGGGTGAACCCACCGCCGGGGCTTTGGGCATGTCGGGCAGCGCCGAAGGCCCTCTGATCAACGGTGAGTTTATTGCGGTTTCTTCGCTACGGATGCGCAACCTGGACGGCTCGCTCTTTCCCCTCAAGGTAACCCCGGATGTAGCGGTGGTAGACGACCTCGAGGCCCTGGTGGCAGGCCGTGATGTGGTGCTGGAACGCGCCCTGGAAATGCTGCGTTAG
- a CDS encoding DNA-directed RNA polymerase subunit alpha codes for METTKTKAPVFNARIDGNYGEFVLEPLERGFGVTLGNPLRRILLSSIPGTAVTSVYVEDVLHEFSTIPGVKEDAIQLILNLKELVVRFANPGSGPKTLTLRATGPKVVYARDLECPPDAEIVNPDQYIATLEDKGKLVMEVRVDEGVGYVPAEKHGIKDRISSIPVDALYSPVRRVAYQVEDTRLGQRTDLDKLTLRIWTNGSVSPMDALQQAVAILREQLGFFDQSPVVRVEHKPTPVAATPAPDAAPAPAAPVAKGVGLTLDDLGLTTRVLHNLKEEGIESVESLLALSEKELKRVPGIGDRSLQEIKDCLAQHGLVMKD; via the coding sequence TTGGAAACCACCAAGACCAAAGCCCCCGTTTTTAACGCCCGTATTGACGGCAACTACGGTGAGTTTGTGCTCGAGCCCCTCGAGCGGGGTTTCGGCGTGACCCTGGGCAACCCCTTGCGCCGGATTCTGCTTTCCTCGATTCCCGGCACGGCTGTAACCAGCGTCTATGTCGAAGATGTGCTGCACGAGTTCTCTACCATTCCTGGGGTCAAGGAAGACGCCATCCAGCTCATCCTCAACCTCAAGGAACTGGTAGTTCGGTTTGCGAACCCCGGTAGCGGCCCCAAAACCCTGACCCTGCGGGCTACCGGCCCCAAAGTGGTCTATGCCCGTGATCTCGAGTGCCCCCCCGACGCCGAAATCGTCAACCCCGACCAATACATCGCAACCTTGGAGGACAAGGGCAAGCTGGTGATGGAAGTACGGGTAGATGAAGGTGTGGGCTACGTGCCGGCAGAAAAACACGGCATCAAAGACCGTATCTCTTCCATTCCGGTAGATGCCCTCTACTCTCCTGTACGCCGGGTGGCCTACCAGGTCGAGGATACTCGTCTGGGCCAGCGTACCGACCTGGACAAGCTGACCTTGCGTATCTGGACCAATGGTTCGGTTTCGCCCATGGATGCGCTGCAACAAGCGGTGGCCATCCTGCGGGAACAACTGGGCTTCTTTGACCAGTCGCCGGTGGTGCGGGTTGAACACAAACCCACTCCGGTAGCTGCAACGCCTGCACCCGACGCCGCACCGGCCCCTGCCGCCCCGGTAGCCAAAGGGGTGGGGTTGACCCTGGACGACCTAGGTCTAACCACCCGCGTGCTACATAACCTCAAGGAAGAGGGCATCGAAAGCGTGGAAAGCCTGCTGGCCCTCTCGGAAAAGGAACTCAAAAGAGTTCCAGGTATCGGCGACCGCAGCCTGCAAGAAATCAAGGACTGCCTGGCCCAGCACGGGCTGGTCATGAAAGACTAG
- a CDS encoding S41 family peptidase, whose product MRKLFATLALVLGSLSLASPAQDLFDQASFYVEFYYNGPATLNLKELTARYQSELERTCAPQKDTCPYDQAVPIIQRMIGELGDNHTYYLSPEALRGTRESRQGNAPSRTLRIGVTHLPIPGSRDRLVVDVVEGGPADEAGIAYGDRIIAVNDRPLSELPDDNQAAQFLVQAVQTGRPVKLTILRGPERQRLEITLTGREINLARFPSLKIRPDGVAVLKIPDFDAQGQVGRRVHELVREAQQKNARALILELRGNSGGLLNEMIYTAAAFLDEPFVALVDRYQTERTEFRIRDGRFIVIRNGQTETANLPSLVRWQGPLVVLVDENTASGGEYLASAIQKAKRAPLVGVATLGIGNTTTRPLNLINGGALSISYNRAFFADGTPYPARATPDFVVENSLEQLANNGRDLPLEKALEALGIKSTGR is encoded by the coding sequence ATGCGCAAACTGTTTGCAACCCTAGCCCTGGTACTTGGCTCGCTCTCGCTGGCCTCGCCCGCCCAAGACCTCTTCGACCAAGCCAGCTTCTACGTGGAGTTTTATTACAACGGCCCGGCTACGCTCAATCTCAAAGAACTCACCGCCCGCTACCAAAGCGAGCTAGAGCGTACCTGCGCCCCCCAAAAAGACACCTGCCCTTACGACCAGGCGGTGCCCATCATCCAGCGCATGATTGGGGAACTCGGCGACAACCACACCTACTACCTGAGCCCCGAAGCCCTGCGGGGCACCCGTGAAAGCCGCCAGGGCAACGCACCCTCCCGCACCCTGCGCATCGGTGTGACCCATCTGCCCATTCCGGGCTCCCGCGACCGCCTGGTGGTGGATGTGGTGGAGGGGGGCCCCGCCGATGAAGCGGGTATCGCCTACGGCGACCGCATTATCGCTGTAAATGACCGCCCTCTGAGCGAGCTGCCCGACGACAATCAGGCGGCTCAGTTCTTGGTGCAGGCTGTGCAGACAGGCCGCCCGGTAAAGCTGACCATCCTGCGCGGGCCTGAGCGCCAGCGCCTCGAGATCACCCTGACGGGCCGTGAGATCAACCTGGCCCGCTTCCCCTCGCTCAAAATAAGGCCCGATGGGGTGGCGGTGCTCAAAATCCCCGACTTTGACGCCCAAGGCCAGGTGGGCCGCCGGGTACACGAGCTGGTGCGCGAGGCCCAACAGAAAAACGCCAGGGCGCTCATTCTGGAGTTACGCGGCAACAGCGGCGGCCTGCTCAACGAGATGATTTACACAGCGGCGGCCTTCCTGGACGAGCCCTTCGTAGCCCTGGTAGACCGCTACCAGACCGAGCGCACCGAGTTCCGCATCCGCGATGGACGCTTTATCGTGATCCGCAACGGCCAGACCGAAACCGCCAACCTGCCCAGCCTGGTTCGCTGGCAGGGCCCCCTGGTGGTCTTGGTAGACGAGAACACCGCCTCTGGCGGGGAGTATCTGGCCTCGGCCATCCAAAAAGCCAAACGCGCGCCTTTGGTAGGGGTCGCTACCCTGGGCATTGGCAACACCACCACCCGCCCCCTCAACCTGATTAATGGTGGCGCCCTGAGCATCTCCTACAACCGGGCTTTCTTTGCCGACGGCACTCCTTACCCAGCGCGGGCCACCCCCGACTTTGTGGTGGAAAACTCCCTCGAGCAGCTTGCCAACAACGGACGCGACCTGCCGCTCGAGAAAGCCTTGGAAGCCCTGGGCATCAAGTCCACAGGCCGATAA